ATCCCCATCGACGATGCCCGCGTGCTCGGCGGCAATCACATCTTCCGCAACAACGGCACGTTCATGGGCAAGCTGGGGCCCGTCGTCGACCACAAGTGGCACCCCTTCGTGGGTCTGGGCGTGGGCCTGAGCTACCTGCACGCGTCCTCGGGCTCCAAGGACGTCTACAACAACGACTGGCAGACGGAGATGCCGCTGGCCGCGGGCATCGAGTACCGCCTGGGCCACCTGTCCGCCGGCGTGCGCGCCACCTACCGCTTTGTCGGTGGCGAGGAGCTGACCCAGATTCCCGGCACCGACGAGGACGCCAAGGGCAGCCTCTTCAACGGCAACCTCACCGTGGGCGGCCGCTTCTAGCCACCACCGCGTCCGCGGGACTCAACGCCCCCGCGGACGCGTCACGGCCTCACA
The sequence above is drawn from the Corallococcus sp. NCRR genome and encodes:
- a CDS encoding outer membrane protein, coding for MRRTSMVAGLVVAGTCVAGPAFAMDASEVSRKLSFSEQDATAGLDVGVGLGGYTGKLGDETGVGGLFNITANAQPWKYIGVEVGYEGQNIPIDDARVLGGNHIFRNNGTFMGKLGPVVDHKWHPFVGLGVGLSYLHASSGSKDVYNNDWQTEMPLAAGIEYRLGHLSAGVRATYRFVGGEELTQIPGTDEDAKGSLFNGNLTVGGRF